In Geminocystis sp. NIES-3709, a single genomic region encodes these proteins:
- the ubiE gene encoding bifunctional demethylmenaquinone methyltransferase/2-methoxy-6-polyprenyl-1,4-benzoquinol methylase UbiE — MSFSPNSQQIKTLFNQIAPVYDQMNDGLSFGIHHIWKAMTVKWSNPPSSGVALDLCCGTGDLTFLMAKQMIKGKVIGVDFSSQLLAEAKIKQAHRSLSSEIEWLEEDVLNLPFDDNYVDCATMGYGLRNVVNIPACLREIRRVLKPLGKVAILDFHKPEADWVASSQKWYLDNVVVRLADFLGIEAEYAYIYPSLERFPDGKTQINLALDAGFQEAVHYPLFGGIMGVLVLTK; from the coding sequence ATGTCTTTTTCTCCCAATTCTCAACAAATTAAAACTCTTTTTAATCAAATTGCACCAGTTTATGATCAAATGAATGATGGATTGAGTTTTGGTATTCATCATATTTGGAAGGCAATGACAGTAAAATGGAGTAATCCTCCTTCTTCGGGAGTGGCATTAGATCTTTGTTGTGGTACTGGTGATCTAACTTTTTTAATGGCAAAACAGATGATAAAGGGTAAAGTTATTGGAGTCGATTTTTCCTCTCAATTGTTAGCAGAAGCTAAGATAAAACAAGCTCATAGATCCTTATCCAGTGAGATTGAATGGTTAGAAGAGGATGTATTGAATTTGCCTTTTGATGATAATTATGTTGATTGTGCAACGATGGGTTATGGTTTAAGAAACGTAGTTAATATACCTGCGTGTTTGCGAGAAATTAGACGAGTATTGAAACCTTTGGGAAAAGTGGCTATTTTAGATTTTCATAAACCGGAGGCGGATTGGGTAGCTAGTAGTCAAAAATGGTATTTAGATAATGTTGTAGTAAGATTAGCGGATTTTTTGGGGATAGAAGCGGAATATGCTTATATTTATCCGAGTTTAGAGCGTTTTCCTGATGGTAAAACTCAAATTAATTTAGCTTTAGATGCTGGGTTTCAGGAGGCGGTACATTACCCTTTATTTGGTGGTATAATGGGAGTTCTGGTATTAACTAAATAG
- a CDS encoding DUF445 domain-containing protein: MPLEFSNWWQIILPPVTGSIIGYFTNDLAINMLFRPYKPLYFFQKQLPFTPGLIPRNQERLAQKVSDTIMNSLLTPEELQKLAKRLLQTERVKGAILWLLQLALKQIKEDKKQKSAKILADILRDLIGDSLPKLLKVLARKDDFLQNQIDQIFDRILLEFKLTELQARQLSDWLLQVIFAPDLLRQALINFLTDRNISVIDEGFREKTSGTYWVVANLFGVKNALSRLRTFCLDEQEMANTRIKELLLSLEIRNRLKEFFLSFSLQNLPVATVKQLRQTTNKAVRDYLQEKGAIFLHEFSTSIDWDKVSVLIINRLQASMVVNSSLGLISEELALILERYLEEDLEKIVAEAIPILSIDQVIIERIKATSPENLEEATQSIVKSELQAIVNLGGILGFIIGVIQSLLLFLR, from the coding sequence ATGCCTTTAGAATTTAGTAATTGGTGGCAAATTATTCTCCCTCCTGTAACGGGTTCAATTATAGGATATTTTACAAATGATTTAGCTATTAATATGCTATTTCGCCCCTATAAACCTTTATATTTTTTTCAGAAACAATTACCTTTTACACCCGGATTAATTCCTCGTAATCAGGAAAGGTTAGCTCAAAAAGTTTCTGATACTATTATGAATTCTTTGCTGACTCCAGAAGAATTACAAAAATTAGCTAAAAGATTATTACAAACTGAAAGAGTAAAAGGGGCTATTTTATGGTTATTACAGTTAGCTTTAAAGCAGATAAAAGAAGATAAAAAACAAAAAAGTGCAAAAATTTTAGCTGATATTTTAAGAGATTTAATAGGAGATTCTTTACCGAAATTATTAAAAGTTTTGGCGAGAAAAGATGACTTTTTACAAAATCAAATAGATCAAATTTTTGACCGAATTTTATTAGAGTTTAAATTAACTGAACTTCAGGCTAGACAATTATCTGACTGGCTATTACAAGTTATTTTTGCCCCAGATTTGTTACGTCAGGCTTTAATTAATTTTTTAACCGATCGAAATATTAGTGTAATTGATGAGGGTTTTCGAGAAAAAACCAGTGGTACTTATTGGGTTGTGGCTAATTTATTTGGTGTAAAAAATGCCTTAAGTCGATTGCGCACTTTTTGCTTAGATGAACAAGAAATGGCTAATACAAGAATAAAAGAGTTACTTTTATCTTTGGAAATTAGAAATAGATTAAAAGAGTTTTTTCTTAGTTTTTCTTTACAAAATTTACCTGTAGCAACGGTTAAACAATTACGACAAACTACCAATAAAGCTGTCAGAGATTATCTACAGGAAAAAGGAGCAATTTTTTTACATGAATTTAGTACTTCGATCGATTGGGATAAAGTGTCAGTATTAATTATAAATCGTTTACAGGCTTCTATGGTAGTTAATAGTTCTTTAGGTTTAATTAGTGAAGAATTAGCTTTAATTTTAGAACGTTATTTAGAGGAAGATTTAGAGAAAATTGTAGCAGAAGCCATCCCTATTTTATCCATTGATCAAGTAATTATTGAGAGAATAAAAGCAACTTCTCCAGAGAATTTGGAAGAAGCAACTCAAAGTATTGTAAAGAGTGAATTACAAGCGATTGTTAATTTAGGTGGAATTTTAGGTTTTATTATTGGTGTTATACAAAGTTTGTTATTATTTCTCCGTTAA
- a CDS encoding LysR family transcriptional regulator, whose translation MAQMTLDQLRVFLAVAEHLHFTRAADTLYITQPAVSAAIQNLETEYGVKLFHRLGRHIEITEAGELLKLEALKILDQVALTERALKELNNLQRGELKIGSSLTIGNYWLPEKISHFQRNYPQISINCTLANSEEICLGTEAGKFDLGLIEGEVKSSFNDILHQEEIGSDRLLVIVGRQHPWFKQEKIKLTELKNTDWIMRESGSGTQQRLEEALIKWGINPKILKTTLILNTGEMIKAILEDTQCAAGISELMVKKEIELGTLKAVKIIDDRGLSITEQKKKNLELDMIRPFLKIKHSERFQTRISQVFEKILS comes from the coding sequence ATGGCACAAATGACGTTGGATCAATTGCGGGTATTCCTTGCCGTTGCTGAACATTTACACTTTACCCGTGCCGCTGATACTTTATATATTACTCAACCTGCCGTTAGTGCGGCTATTCAAAATTTAGAAACAGAATATGGTGTCAAGTTATTTCATCGTTTAGGGCGACATATTGAAATTACGGAAGCTGGAGAATTATTAAAATTAGAAGCACTTAAAATTTTAGATCAAGTAGCATTAACGGAAAGAGCATTAAAAGAATTAAATAATTTACAAAGAGGAGAGTTAAAAATTGGTTCTAGTTTAACTATTGGTAATTATTGGTTGCCCGAAAAAATTAGTCATTTTCAGCGCAATTATCCTCAAATTAGTATTAATTGTACTCTAGCAAATAGTGAAGAAATTTGTTTAGGAACTGAAGCGGGAAAATTTGATTTAGGCTTAATTGAAGGAGAAGTAAAATCCAGTTTTAATGATATTTTACACCAAGAAGAAATTGGTAGCGATCGACTATTAGTTATTGTGGGCAGACAACATCCTTGGTTTAAACAAGAAAAAATAAAATTGACTGAATTAAAAAATACGGATTGGATTATGAGAGAATCGGGATCAGGTACACAGCAAAGGTTAGAAGAAGCTTTAATTAAGTGGGGAATTAACCCGAAAATATTAAAAACCACCTTAATTTTAAATACAGGGGAGATGATTAAAGCAATTTTAGAAGATACTCAATGTGCGGCGGGAATATCAGAATTAATGGTTAAAAAAGAGATTGAATTAGGTACTTTAAAAGCTGTTAAAATTATAGACGATCGAGGGTTATCAATAACTGAACAAAAGAAAAAAAACTTAGAATTGGATATGATTAGACCATTTTTAAAAATTAAACATAGTGAGCGTTTTCAAACACGAATTTCACAAGTTTTTGAAAAAATTTTATCTTGA
- a CDS encoding Crp/Fnr family transcriptional regulator, translating into MTAMILRDAFSLTTLKQHQAIYQKRSLLPLRKDGFWQIQSGIVRTFRWLDDGTVVVFGLWGEGDIISPLVSKVNSFRIQCITDVKVSYLSLHQQTEINQGLINQAQELQELMAIKHYRPVNEALVQLLRWLGNKFGQQRKNGILIDVRLTHQEIAETIGTTRVTVTRLLTLFQQKGLIDRPNKHTIILKDI; encoded by the coding sequence ATGACGGCAATGATATTACGAGACGCATTTTCTTTAACAACATTGAAACAACACCAAGCTATATACCAAAAACGTTCATTATTACCTCTACGCAAAGATGGTTTTTGGCAAATTCAATCGGGAATTGTTCGGACTTTCCGTTGGCTTGATGATGGCACAGTGGTTGTTTTTGGATTATGGGGAGAAGGAGATATAATTTCCCCTTTGGTTTCTAAAGTTAATTCTTTCAGAATACAATGTATCACTGATGTCAAAGTTAGTTACTTATCTTTACATCAACAAACAGAAATTAATCAAGGCTTAATCAATCAAGCTCAAGAATTACAAGAATTAATGGCTATAAAACATTATCGTCCTGTGAATGAAGCCTTAGTGCAACTACTGAGATGGTTAGGTAATAAGTTTGGTCAACAGAGGAAAAATGGTATTTTAATTGATGTCCGATTAACTCATCAAGAAATAGCAGAAACTATTGGTACAACTAGAGTTACTGTTACTAGGTTATTAACATTATTTCAACAAAAAGGTCTGATCGATCGACCCAATAAACATACAATTATCTTAAAAGACATTTGA
- a CDS encoding DUF4327 family protein, translating into MPTKQVIHPMVKLQQKVSSLVNSQIIQPNDSIGKVALLFGNEWSFLKSELLAFGFSMQDPVSDLLVVEKWDE; encoded by the coding sequence ATGCCTACAAAGCAAGTCATTCACCCTATGGTGAAGTTGCAACAAAAAGTATCCTCTCTTGTCAATTCACAGATTATTCAACCTAATGATAGCATCGGTAAAGTAGCGTTATTATTTGGTAATGAATGGTCTTTTTTAAAGTCAGAGTTATTGGCTTTTGGATTTTCTATGCAAGATCCTGTAAGTGATTTACTTGTAGTAGAAAAATGGGATGAATAA
- a CDS encoding dienelactone hydrolase family protein, with the protein MNVTTSTVNISGDLLIQGFLAEPETTEIIPAVIVIQEIFGVNDHIKDVTCRIAKEGYIAIAPAIYQRQAPNFAVGYSSEDIEIGRVYKNQTKADELLSDIQATIDYLYQLPNVKKTGVGSIGFCFGGHVTYLTATLPDIKAVASFYGAGIPSWCPNDKNSTITRTKDIKGKIYGFFGEKDLSIPQEDIDLIETELQKYNIPHQIFRYSNADHGFFCDRRSSYHKESAKDAWEKVLELFTCLR; encoded by the coding sequence ATGAATGTTACTACTTCTACTGTTAATATTAGTGGAGATTTATTGATTCAAGGGTTTTTAGCTGAACCAGAAACTACAGAAATCATACCTGCGGTGATCGTTATCCAAGAAATCTTTGGAGTCAATGATCATATTAAAGATGTTACTTGTCGCATTGCTAAAGAAGGTTATATTGCGATCGCACCGGCTATTTATCAACGTCAAGCACCGAATTTTGCGGTAGGATATAGTTCTGAAGATATAGAAATTGGTAGAGTTTATAAAAATCAGACGAAAGCTGATGAATTATTAAGTGATATACAAGCTACGATCGATTACTTATATCAATTACCTAATGTCAAGAAAACAGGTGTCGGCAGTATTGGGTTTTGTTTTGGTGGTCATGTAACATATTTAACAGCAACTTTGCCTGACATCAAAGCGGTAGCCTCATTTTATGGGGCTGGAATTCCTAGTTGGTGTCCTAATGACAAAAATTCCACAATTACTCGGACAAAAGATATAAAAGGCAAAATTTATGGTTTCTTTGGAGAAAAAGATCTTAGTATCCCCCAAGAAGATATTGATCTTATTGAAACAGAGTTACAAAAGTATAATATTCCTCATCAAATATTTCGTTATTCTAATGCAGATCATGGCTTTTTTTGCGATCGAAGATCAAGTTATCACAAAGAATCGGCAAAAGACGCATGGGAAAAAGTGTTGGAATTATTTACTTGTTTGAGATAA
- a CDS encoding lipid kinase has translation MSKRALLLINRHSRKGEKSLPLAVEYFYAHDMELIIKPVKHPDELGMVVREYQNQIDFVIVGGGDGTLNAVVDSLVETNLPLGILPLGTANDLARTLNLPLTMKEACDVIGKGKTKSIDLGWVNGKYFFNVASMGLSVDITEKLSRGVKRRWGILAYGITALQVIGSTRPFRATIKVDGQCFPIKTIQIAIGNGRYYGGGMAIANDAAIDDQRLDLYSIELEHWWQIFPLIWHLPKGEHHQLNWVRSIEGKLIEVYTHDSYNINTDGEITTITPAKFKVIPHALKVFVL, from the coding sequence ATGAGTAAAAGAGCATTATTGTTAATTAACCGTCATTCTCGAAAAGGAGAAAAGTCTTTACCGTTAGCCGTAGAATATTTTTATGCCCATGATATGGAATTGATTATTAAACCAGTTAAACATCCCGATGAATTAGGGATGGTGGTGAGAGAATATCAGAATCAGATAGATTTCGTAATTGTAGGAGGAGGCGATGGTACTCTTAATGCTGTAGTAGATAGTTTAGTTGAGACTAATTTACCATTAGGTATCTTACCATTAGGCACTGCAAATGATTTAGCCCGTACTCTAAATCTACCTCTAACCATGAAAGAGGCTTGTGATGTTATCGGAAAAGGAAAAACTAAGTCCATCGATTTAGGATGGGTTAATGGTAAATATTTTTTTAATGTTGCTAGTATGGGGTTAAGTGTCGATATTACGGAAAAACTGTCGAGAGGGGTAAAACGTCGATGGGGAATTTTAGCCTACGGCATCACTGCGTTACAAGTTATTGGCTCTACTCGTCCTTTTCGGGCTACTATTAAGGTTGATGGTCAATGTTTTCCCATTAAAACTATTCAAATTGCGATCGGTAATGGTAGATATTACGGTGGTGGTATGGCGATCGCCAACGATGCAGCTATTGACGATCAAAGACTTGATTTATATAGTATCGAATTAGAACACTGGTGGCAGATTTTTCCTTTAATTTGGCATTTACCTAAAGGAGAACATCATCAGTTAAACTGGGTAAGAAGTATTGAAGGCAAATTGATCGAAGTTTATACTCACGACTCTTATAATATTAATACTGACGGTGAAATAACTACTATCACTCCAGCTAAATTTAAAGTTATTCCCCATGCCTTAAAGGTTTTTGTGTTATAA
- a CDS encoding MFS transporter: protein MVFIIVNFLKTFQSLEKSKLINLLILFFCALFFWTSITCLLPTLPAYIQDIGATAKQVGYVMGCFAIGLLLSRVWLGKLADEGLSQLIRGVNINSAIINFSVRFFRRFIGKLVDYPSRKVVIIIGTLVATFAPIGYFLLNSLPELMVIRAFHGVSIAAFTTGYSALVVDLSPQKQRGELIGYMSLAVPIGMAFGPAVGGFLQEYTNYGILFSVSASCGVLAFILATQIREFDFSQNHKRDSIRLKRDKQKDRTFKQIISNASFLVPSLILLLIGSLFGTLVTFLPLYLRYIGLDFNVGYFYTVAAIASFVVRFISGQASDRYGRGIFISISIVCYIFSMSLLTFAHNSNILLLSALLEGTGAGMLVPIILALISDRCSATERGKVFAICVSGFDVGVALGGPVLGSLLLDLGYRFLFAVTAIFAIIALIVFMGFSNKDIPNSWRFALGYVEDLYAVK from the coding sequence ATCGTCTTCATCATCGTGAATTTTCTGAAAACCTTTCAAAGTTTGGAAAAAAGCAAATTAATCAATCTATTAATCTTATTTTTCTGTGCATTATTTTTCTGGACAAGCATAACCTGTTTATTACCCACTTTACCAGCTTATATTCAAGACATTGGCGCTACGGCAAAACAAGTGGGTTATGTGATGGGGTGTTTTGCTATTGGTTTATTATTATCAAGAGTTTGGTTGGGAAAATTAGCAGATGAGGGATTAAGTCAGTTAATCAGAGGTGTAAATATAAATTCGGCAATCATCAATTTTTCTGTTCGCTTTTTTCGTCGATTTATCGGTAAATTAGTTGATTATCCTAGTCGAAAAGTCGTGATAATTATTGGTACTTTAGTGGCAACTTTCGCACCCATTGGCTATTTTCTCTTAAATTCTTTACCTGAGTTGATGGTAATTCGTGCTTTTCATGGGGTTAGTATTGCGGCTTTTACTACTGGTTATAGTGCTTTAGTGGTAGATTTGTCTCCACAAAAACAACGAGGGGAATTAATCGGTTATATGAGTTTAGCTGTACCGATTGGTATGGCTTTTGGCCCTGCTGTGGGAGGTTTCTTACAAGAATATACTAACTACGGAATACTATTTTCTGTGTCTGCTAGTTGTGGTGTTTTAGCTTTTATTTTAGCTACTCAAATTCGAGAGTTTGATTTTTCTCAAAACCATAAAAGAGATTCTATTCGTCTTAAACGAGATAAACAAAAAGATAGAACTTTTAAACAAATAATATCAAATGCTTCTTTTCTAGTACCTAGTCTTATTCTTTTACTTATTGGTTCTTTATTCGGTACATTAGTAACATTTTTACCTCTTTATTTACGATATATTGGTCTTGATTTCAATGTGGGTTATTTTTATACAGTAGCCGCGATCGCATCTTTTGTAGTTCGGTTTATTTCAGGACAAGCATCCGATCGATATGGTAGGGGAATTTTTATTAGTATCAGTATAGTGTGCTATATCTTTTCCATGAGTTTACTGACATTTGCCCATAATAGCAATATTTTACTATTATCTGCTTTATTGGAAGGAACTGGAGCAGGAATGTTAGTGCCAATTATTTTAGCTTTAATTTCCGATAGGTGCAGTGCCACAGAAAGAGGAAAAGTTTTTGCAATTTGTGTCAGTGGTTTTGATGTGGGAGTTGCATTAGGTGGGCCAGTATTAGGTAGTTTATTATTAGACTTAGGTTATCGATTTTTATTTGCGGTAACTGCCATTTTCGCAATAATAGCTTTAATCGTTTTTATGGGTTTTTCTAACAAAGATATACCTAATTCATGGCGTTTTGCCTTAGGTTATGTAGAAGATTTATATGCCGTTAAGTAA
- a CDS encoding DUF4327 family protein, translating into MNIQLNYSINSLKQKVRQLVKKGLLSRQQPIYTICNFIPAREWHKIEIELELNGYLLRDHLIDLMQPEKWDNN; encoded by the coding sequence ATGAATATACAATTAAATTATTCCATAAATTCTCTTAAACAAAAAGTACGTCAGTTAGTAAAAAAAGGATTATTAAGTCGCCAACAACCAATTTATACTATTTGTAATTTTATTCCTGCTAGAGAATGGCATAAAATAGAAATCGAATTAGAGTTGAATGGTTACTTACTCAGAGATCATCTTATTGATTTAATGCAACCAGAAAAATGGGATAATAATTAA
- a CDS encoding chorismate lyase, which yields MITRSQITINSWQKLNPIWQGGEELVKIGLPHSQLTPAWQILLLGDGSPTRHLRLLTSETIEVDVIDMSLIGNNLDNAPKDIEKVPNPRLRRQVWLKTASGQKLAYATSWWEASHVDEYLQNRSLPIWESLSRLHTELYRDIQGIYYGESKSLEEGFGEKGPFWGRHYLFWHSGKPLTLIYEVFSPYLCKYLGNLNH from the coding sequence ATGATAACACGATCGCAAATTACGATTAATTCATGGCAAAAACTAAACCCTATTTGGCAAGGAGGGGAAGAATTAGTCAAAATCGGCTTACCTCATAGTCAATTAACTCCTGCATGGCAAATACTTCTATTAGGAGATGGTTCACCGACAAGACATTTAAGATTACTTACCAGTGAGACGATTGAAGTAGATGTAATTGATATGTCTTTGATAGGTAATAATTTAGATAATGCACCTAAAGATATAGAAAAAGTACCTAACCCCAGACTCAGAAGACAAGTATGGTTAAAAACGGCTAGTGGACAAAAGTTAGCCTATGCTACTTCTTGGTGGGAAGCTAGTCATGTTGACGAATATTTACAAAATCGTAGTTTGCCCATTTGGGAAAGTTTATCTCGACTACATACAGAACTATATCGAGATATTCAAGGAATTTATTATGGAGAATCTAAAAGTTTAGAAGAAGGTTTTGGAGAAAAAGGGCCTTTTTGGGGAAGACATTATCTATTTTGGCATTCAGGAAAGCCTTTAACTCTTATCTATGAAGTTTTTTCTCCTTATCTATGCAAATATTTAGGAAATTTGAACCATTAG